From the genome of Geminocystis herdmanii PCC 6308, one region includes:
- the yhdJ gene encoding adenine-specific DNA-methyltransferase — MNLISTFQNEKTQIILGEAIKVLNEYIDDESIDLIFVDPPYNIGKKFANFQDKWEDEENYILWCYQWLDLCINKLKKNGSIYVMSSTQTMSYIDLYLRKKLTILSRIVWCYDSSGVQAKKYYGSLYEPILFCVKDKNNYTFNSDDILVEAKTGSQRKLIDYRGDKPKPYNSQKVPGNVWQFPRVRYRMPEYEEHPSQKPEILLERIIKASSNPDDLILDPFAGTFTTCAVAQKLNRRSIGIEMQEEYIKIGLRRLGIAEEYKGEKLTPLNKVFMRENTCEYNQLRIF, encoded by the coding sequence ATGAATTTAATATCCACATTTCAAAATGAAAAAACACAGATTATTTTAGGGGAAGCTATCAAAGTATTGAATGAATACATTGATGACGAATCGATCGATTTAATATTTGTCGATCCTCCTTATAATATTGGCAAAAAATTCGCTAACTTTCAAGATAAATGGGAAGATGAAGAAAACTATATATTATGGTGTTATCAATGGCTTGATTTATGTATTAATAAACTTAAAAAAAATGGGTCAATTTATGTGATGTCAAGTACGCAAACAATGTCATATATAGATTTATATTTGCGTAAAAAGCTGACCATTTTATCAAGAATTGTATGGTGTTATGACAGTTCAGGGGTTCAAGCAAAAAAATATTATGGTTCTTTATATGAGCCTATTTTATTTTGCGTAAAAGATAAAAATAATTATACATTTAATAGTGATGATATTCTGGTAGAAGCCAAAACAGGATCACAAAGAAAATTAATAGATTATCGAGGAGATAAACCAAAACCTTACAATAGTCAAAAAGTACCAGGTAATGTGTGGCAATTTCCTAGAGTTAGATATAGAATGCCAGAATATGAAGAACATCCTTCTCAAAAACCAGAAATTTTACTAGAAAGAATTATTAAAGCTAGTTCTAATCCTGATGATTTAATTCTTGATCCTTTTGCGGGTACTTTTACCACTTGTGCCGTAGCACAAAAATTAAATAGAAGATCAATTGGTATAGAAATGCAGGAAGAATATATCAAAATAGGTTTAAGAAGACTGGGAATTGCAGAGGAATATAAAGGAGAAAAATTAACCCCATTAAATAAAGTATTTATGAGGGAAAATACTTGTGAGTATAATCAGTTGAGGATTTTCTAA
- a CDS encoding VOC family protein gives MHHVAIRTADIMRSIEFYQLLGFTVKERFTAGYTLACWLEGLGGRLELMQIPEPKPAPDAFFDEHYVGYYHLSFDITSEGISLPMWLQQLEDKFIQASEENPAVFSPLKILLPPQQQMIVDRIYEVAFIADIDNLPIEIIRKINN, from the coding sequence CTGCATCATGTGGCTATTCGCACTGCGGATATAATGAGATCGATCGAATTCTATCAATTATTAGGATTTACGGTGAAAGAAAGATTTACCGCAGGTTATACCCTAGCCTGTTGGTTAGAAGGATTAGGAGGGCGATTGGAGTTGATGCAAATACCCGAACCAAAACCCGCCCCCGATGCCTTTTTTGATGAACATTATGTGGGTTATTATCATCTTTCCTTTGACATTACCAGTGAGGGCATTAGTCTCCCCATGTGGTTACAACAATTAGAAGATAAATTTATCCAAGCCAGTGAAGAAAATCCTGCGGTTTTTTCCCCTCTTAAAATCTTATTACCTCCTCAACAACAGATGATTGTCGATCGAATTTACGAAGTAGCTTTTATTGCTGATATAGATAATTTGCCTATTGAAATAATCAGAAAAATTAACAATTAA
- a CDS encoding TIGR02652 family protein yields the protein MTDLNLQYPIFGAQIKCPHCRQVIEALTLTDSYLCPRHGAFEADPNTQELVHLQSGRHWRLWENKWYRQHNHPDGIRFEIHEALDTLYTEGYKATKVIIAHRYYPLISSYLEKGNSWQDNQDSKIYKLYGLPVEFSDQSDPEPFWNIINFMLEKEKGTPSRYPYFRFFE from the coding sequence ATGACTGATCTTAATTTACAATATCCTATTTTCGGAGCGCAAATAAAATGTCCCCATTGTCGTCAAGTAATTGAAGCCTTAACTCTTACAGATAGTTATTTATGTCCTCGTCATGGTGCTTTTGAAGCTGATCCAAATACACAAGAACTGGTACATTTACAATCAGGCAGACATTGGCGATTATGGGAAAATAAATGGTATCGACAACATAATCACCCCGACGGCATCAGATTTGAAATTCATGAAGCCTTAGATACCCTTTATACTGAAGGCTATAAGGCGACAAAAGTGATTATAGCTCATAGATATTATCCCTTGATTAGTTCTTATTTAGAAAAAGGAAATAGTTGGCAGGATAATCAAGATAGTAAAATCTATAAACTGTATGGTTTACCCGTAGAATTTAGTGATCAATCTGATCCCGAACCTTTTTGGAATATAATTAATTTCATGTTAGAAAAAGAAAAAGGTACTCCTTCTCGTTATCCTTATTTTCGTTTCTTTGAGTAA
- a CDS encoding YeeE/YedE family protein — protein MTIEPSWIYGLIGGILIGISATVLLAFNGRIAGISGMINGVLEFKPSETWRVLFLGGMLLGGIIYEYLLPLPETPRYAVTIIPMILGGFLVGFGTRMGNGCTSGHGVCGLGRLSVRSLTAVISFLASGMITVFVIRHL, from the coding sequence ATGACGATCGAACCTAGTTGGATTTACGGATTAATAGGCGGTATTTTAATTGGTATAAGTGCCACGGTATTATTAGCCTTTAACGGTAGAATTGCGGGGATTAGTGGCATGATTAACGGAGTGTTAGAATTTAAGCCTTCGGAAACATGGCGCGTTTTATTTCTGGGGGGGATGTTATTGGGGGGGATTATCTATGAATATTTATTACCCTTACCTGAAACTCCTCGTTATGCCGTCACCATAATTCCTATGATTTTAGGCGGTTTTTTAGTGGGTTTTGGTACAAGAATGGGAAACGGTTGTACTAGCGGTCATGGTGTCTGTGGTTTAGGTAGATTATCAGTTCGATCGCTTACTGCGGTAATCAGTTTTTTAGCATCGGGAATGATTACAGTATTTGTAATTCGACATCTTTAA
- a CDS encoding DUF6691 family protein — translation MNNKQNIVALLSGLLFGLGLAVSQMIDRERVLGFLDVVGKWDATLMFVLGGAVGVTVISFRFILPLKHPLFDRQFYLPTRNDIDGKLILGAVIFGIGWGISGFCPGPAVVSLVQLSLNPIIFILAFIGGSFAYKSLKN, via the coding sequence ATGAACAATAAACAAAATATAGTGGCGTTACTTAGTGGTTTATTATTTGGCTTAGGGTTAGCTGTTTCGCAAATGATAGATAGAGAAAGAGTTTTAGGTTTTCTTGATGTGGTGGGCAAATGGGATGCAACTCTTATGTTTGTGCTTGGTGGAGCGGTAGGAGTTACGGTTATTAGTTTTCGGTTTATTCTACCTTTAAAACATCCTTTGTTCGATCGACAATTTTACTTACCAACTCGTAATGATATTGACGGGAAATTAATCTTAGGAGCGGTGATTTTCGGCATTGGTTGGGGAATTTCGGGGTTTTGTCCCGGTCCTGCGGTGGTTTCCTTAGTGCAACTCAGTCTTAATCCGATTATCTTTATTTTAGCCTTTATTGGTGGTTCTTTTGCTTATAAATCTCTGAAGAATTAA
- a CDS encoding CO2 hydration protein, producing MVTTPIQPSKHPLAEYVHRLESGKSLLKDTSQNLIEVVGILKSYGVVLDAYSNNLNYIAEHQFLVIFPFFKYFDGKFTFSKLLRHWWHDRINFEYAEYCMRAMLWHGGGKLDEYVDSPEFLEITKRAINAKLKGNLFMGTLNKIFPDFLPEQVKMLAYYSALGQFWRVMSDIFISLSDRYDQGEINSIEEVVKHILDGLVADASKPITYGVEINGKTYDLLPKSAELTFLMDTAVPYVEAVFFRGTPFLGTVSFNAQANQISFDQSQFAYGALYADPLPVGSAGIPPTLLMQDMRHYIPEYLQKIYDESERGQDDLLVKICVSFQKSMYCVTTAALQGLAPYGLTTENPEEKQANRKYLEQWMNRFTYSRILDVNN from the coding sequence ATGGTAACAACACCCATCCAACCATCAAAACATCCTTTAGCTGAATATGTCCACCGTTTAGAATCGGGAAAAAGTCTGTTAAAAGATACTTCACAAAATTTGATTGAGGTGGTGGGTATTTTAAAATCCTACGGTGTGGTTTTAGATGCCTATTCTAATAATCTTAATTATATTGCTGAACATCAATTCCTCGTAATATTTCCTTTTTTTAAATATTTCGATGGTAAATTTACTTTCTCGAAACTTTTGCGTCATTGGTGGCACGATCGAATTAATTTTGAATATGCTGAATATTGTATGCGCGCTATGTTGTGGCATGGAGGCGGTAAATTAGATGAATATGTAGATAGTCCTGAATTTTTAGAGATAACAAAACGAGCTATTAACGCTAAATTAAAAGGAAATCTGTTTATGGGTACGTTAAATAAAATATTTCCCGATTTTTTGCCCGAACAAGTCAAAATGTTAGCTTATTATTCCGCTTTAGGGCAATTTTGGCGAGTGATGAGTGATATTTTTATTTCTCTTTCTGACAGATATGACCAAGGGGAGATAAACTCGATCGAAGAAGTAGTAAAACATATCTTAGATGGATTAGTAGCCGATGCCAGTAAACCCATTACCTACGGTGTAGAAATTAACGGCAAAACCTATGATTTATTGCCTAAAAGTGCAGAATTAACTTTTTTGATGGATACAGCAGTACCCTATGTGGAAGCGGTTTTCTTTCGAGGTACGCCTTTTCTTGGTACAGTATCTTTTAACGCTCAAGCTAATCAAATATCCTTTGATCAATCTCAATTTGCCTATGGTGCATTATACGCCGATCCTTTACCTGTTGGAAGTGCTGGTATTCCTCCCACTTTGTTAATGCAAGATATGCGTCATTATATCCCTGAATATTTACAAAAGATTTATGATGAAAGTGAGCGAGGGCAAGATGATTTATTAGTGAAAATTTGTGTTAGTTTTCAAAAATCTATGTATTGTGTAACAACGGCGGCTTTACAAGGATTAGCACCCTATGGCTTAACTACAGAAAATCCTGAAGAAAAACAAGCCAACCGTAAATATTTAGAACAATGGATGAATCGTTTTACTTATTCTCGCATTTTAGATGTTAATAATTAA
- a CDS encoding EAL domain-containing protein has protein sequence MINQESDIDNQFLNRSLTTGECIFTEGDKGDFAYIIEEGEVEISTVTPENKRLILNVLKSGDMFGELALVDGSARSASAYAKTNVILTVVTGEQVKSRIESADPILKLLLMVVMNYFRSETGRLRAKSEPDFSSLDKTKKEYQEKIFHAIELIRLESDLRNGFKREELVPFYQAIVDLNTNSIVGFEVLLRWFSPTRGNVSPSIFIPLAESTSLIIPMGEWLLDQALSAIEQVKKETGIDIFLSINIAEKQIQSQEFLTVMKQKIDLSSVKPKQIKLEILERSLFEGEKALSLVQECREFGLPLVIDDFGTGYANLSYLKNFQFDTLKIDQCFVKDLENNVKDQIICKTLIDLSHGLEMTAVAEGIENQQQCKILSSLGCNYGQGYLFSPPVPLDRAIELMNTSITLT, from the coding sequence ATGATAAATCAAGAATCTGACATAGATAATCAATTTCTGAATCGAAGTTTAACCACAGGAGAATGTATTTTCACAGAAGGAGATAAGGGAGATTTTGCTTATATCATTGAAGAAGGGGAAGTCGAAATATCCACTGTTACCCCAGAAAATAAACGTCTCATTTTAAATGTTCTTAAATCGGGGGATATGTTCGGAGAATTGGCTTTAGTTGATGGTAGCGCTCGATCGGCTTCTGCTTATGCTAAAACTAATGTAATATTAACGGTGGTGACAGGCGAACAAGTTAAGAGTAGAATCGAATCGGCTGATCCTATTTTAAAGTTATTATTAATGGTGGTAATGAATTATTTTCGTTCCGAAACAGGACGACTTCGAGCGAAATCAGAACCAGATTTTTCTTCTTTAGATAAGACAAAAAAAGAGTATCAAGAAAAGATTTTTCATGCCATAGAATTAATTAGATTAGAAAGTGATTTAAGAAACGGTTTTAAACGAGAAGAATTAGTGCCATTTTATCAAGCTATTGTGGACTTAAATACTAATTCGATCGTCGGTTTTGAGGTTTTATTACGATGGTTTTCTCCCACTAGAGGTAATGTATCCCCATCAATATTTATTCCTTTAGCGGAGTCAACTTCTTTAATTATTCCTATGGGAGAATGGTTATTAGATCAAGCCTTGAGTGCGATCGAGCAAGTCAAAAAAGAAACAGGAATTGATATATTTTTAAGTATTAATATAGCGGAAAAACAGATTCAAAGTCAGGAATTTTTAACCGTTATGAAACAAAAAATTGACTTATCCTCAGTAAAGCCAAAACAAATAAAATTAGAGATATTAGAAAGAAGTTTATTTGAAGGAGAAAAAGCCTTATCTTTAGTGCAAGAATGTCGTGAATTTGGCTTACCTTTAGTTATCGATGATTTTGGCACAGGTTACGCTAATTTATCCTACTTAAAAAACTTTCAATTCGACACCTTAAAAATAGATCAATGTTTTGTAAAAGACTTAGAAAATAACGTCAAAGATCAAATTATTTGTAAAACATTAATTGATTTATCCCATGGTTTAGAAATGACGGCAGTAGCAGAGGGCATCGAAAATCAACAACAATGCAAAATATTATCCTCTTTAGGATGTAATTATGGACAAGGATACTTATTTTCTCCCCCCGTACCCCTCGATCGTGCGATCGAATTAATGAACACTTCAATTACCCTTACCTAA
- a CDS encoding Crp/Fnr family transcriptional regulator — MSEYDNIIPYLREETLTAGTILHHAYEPINFAYFPLTAMISLVSIMDNGSTTEIGLIGNEGMIGVPIFLGGEYTLSQAIVQISGTSLKIKASIILNEFHKGGVFQQILLLHTQARLTQIAQSAACNRQHKIEARLARWLLSVYDCVLSDELLLTQEFISNMLGVRRAGVTIAANALQAQGIIRYNRGKIVILDHKKLEETSCECYRVVQNEFIRLLGSRRG; from the coding sequence TTGTCTGAATACGACAATATTATTCCATATTTACGGGAAGAAACTTTAACAGCTGGAACGATTTTACATCATGCCTATGAACCGATTAACTTTGCTTATTTTCCCTTAACGGCAATGATTTCTTTAGTGTCAATTATGGATAATGGTTCAACCACAGAAATTGGTTTAATCGGCAATGAAGGCATGATTGGAGTGCCTATTTTTTTGGGGGGAGAATATACTCTTAGTCAGGCGATCGTACAAATTTCTGGCACAAGTTTGAAAATAAAAGCCAGTATCATACTCAATGAATTTCATAAAGGAGGAGTATTTCAACAAATATTACTGCTTCATACCCAAGCCCGATTAACACAAATTGCTCAAAGTGCCGCTTGTAATCGTCAACATAAAATTGAGGCAAGATTAGCAAGATGGTTATTATCTGTCTATGATTGTGTGTTAAGTGATGAATTACTCTTAACTCAAGAATTTATTTCTAATATGTTAGGAGTACGCCGTGCAGGAGTTACGATCGCCGCCAATGCCTTACAAGCCCAAGGCATTATTCGCTATAACCGAGGGAAAATAGTAATTTTGGATCACAAAAAACTAGAAGAGACTTCCTGTGAATGCTATCGAGTTGTTCAAAATGAGTTTATCCGATTATTAGGTTCTCGTCGAGGTTAA
- a CDS encoding diguanylate cyclase domain-containing protein produces MGYQVFNSTLSIVNTEIHEFLKEYNTDHPYYMALSIPYFRQKLITKVLNSIPNNHILVDESSHFFDDLICCLNLCPEQLVIYTQITKNIDTIVQDFFEFNITHNNRQKKPYESSVINWWIRVETTKPYATYYFGPFDSIFEAKENCHGYIEDLEQEKAENITYSFELTNPQSLTIINDSQDLTQENEELWGNLWHERKEKKYFENLFLYSPDSCFIIDNNGVIKVVNKNGANLLKIAENELINQSFNSFIQPNKKQSLFDILGLSNTESINKQKQSFFSLNLVLKDKSLITVSLNVSSIKDAENNIIAWYLSLHDMTQWQKIQNELLYQSRYDALTNLPNRRSLIEFLQNILTQGEKNHSTQFAVLFLDINKFKHINDFFGHLTADKLLINFAKRLISSTRKCDHVARLGGDEFIIILTHIHSAQEAKDCVHRVQQSLSNCFEINEQKIMISVSIGIVIGDFQTANFSNLLSQADIAMYQAKQNGQLYSMYHC; encoded by the coding sequence ATGGGTTATCAAGTTTTTAATTCTACCTTGTCGATCGTCAACACAGAAATTCATGAGTTTTTGAAAGAATATAATACTGATCATCCTTATTACATGGCATTATCGATACCTTATTTTCGTCAAAAATTAATTACAAAAGTCTTAAATAGTATCCCTAACAATCATATTTTGGTTGATGAATCTTCTCATTTTTTTGATGATTTAATTTGTTGTCTTAATTTATGCCCTGAACAATTAGTAATTTATACTCAAATAACTAAAAATATAGATACTATAGTACAAGATTTTTTTGAATTTAATATTACTCATAATAATCGACAAAAAAAACCCTATGAATCTTCAGTAATAAATTGGTGGATTAGAGTAGAAACAACAAAACCTTATGCAACCTATTATTTTGGTCCTTTTGACAGTATTTTTGAAGCAAAAGAAAATTGTCATGGTTATATAGAAGATTTGGAACAAGAAAAAGCTGAAAATATTACTTATTCTTTTGAATTAACCAATCCACAATCTTTAACAATTATTAATGATTCTCAAGATTTAACCCAAGAAAATGAAGAACTTTGGGGGAATTTATGGCATGAAAGAAAAGAGAAAAAATATTTTGAAAATTTATTTTTATATTCTCCCGATAGTTGTTTTATCATTGATAATAATGGTGTCATTAAAGTTGTCAATAAAAATGGAGCAAATCTTTTAAAAATTGCAGAAAATGAACTAATTAATCAATCTTTTAACTCTTTTATTCAACCAAATAAAAAACAATCATTATTTGATATATTAGGTCTATCAAATACAGAATCTATTAATAAACAAAAACAGTCATTTTTTTCCTTAAATTTAGTCTTAAAAGATAAATCCCTCATTACTGTTAGCTTAAATGTATCTAGTATTAAAGATGCTGAAAATAATATTATCGCTTGGTATTTATCCCTTCATGACATGACACAATGGCAAAAAATTCAAAACGAACTTTTATATCAATCTCGTTATGATGCCCTAACTAATTTACCAAATCGTCGATCGTTAATCGAGTTTTTACAAAATATCTTAACTCAAGGAGAAAAAAATCATTCTACCCAATTTGCCGTCTTATTTTTAGACATCAATAAATTTAAACACATTAACGACTTTTTTGGACATTTAACAGCAGATAAACTATTAATTAATTTCGCCAAACGATTAATCAGCAGTACTAGAAAATGTGATCATGTTGCGAGATTAGGCGGTGATGAATTTATAATTATTTTAACTCACATTCATTCCGCTCAAGAAGCAAAAGATTGCGTCCATCGTGTACAACAATCATTATCTAATTGTTTTGAAATAAATGAACAAAAAATCATGATCAGCGTTAGTATTGGCATTGTCATCGGAGACTTTCAAACGGCAAATTTCTCTAACCTTTTATCTCAAGCGGATATTGCCATGTATCAGGCAAAACAAAATGGACAACTGTATTCTATGTATCATTGCTAA
- a CDS encoding Crp/Fnr family transcriptional regulator — MKENTIFNNQILASISKDNYKTLFSNLEKISLTSGQIIYKLHQEIEYVYFPLHSMISLVSTVSNKNTTEIGLIGNEGFVGLPVFLGGNHAICDTIVQIPDSAMKLDANIFRSEFNRGGELQRILLLYTQARISQISQNAVCKCHHPISNQFACWLLFAYDGVQQQELPLTQQFISEMLGVRRSSVTEVAQKFQKEGIIRYTRGNITILNRDILKSKACECYDKVKTEFAQLLNFT, encoded by the coding sequence TTGAAGGAAAATACAATTTTTAATAATCAAATATTAGCATCTATATCTAAAGACAATTATAAAACACTTTTTTCTAATTTAGAGAAGATTTCTTTAACATCAGGACAAATTATTTATAAATTACATCAAGAGATTGAGTATGTTTATTTTCCACTTCACTCGATGATTTCCCTTGTGTCAACTGTCTCTAATAAAAATACCACGGAAATTGGTTTAATTGGCAATGAAGGATTTGTAGGGCTTCCTGTCTTTTTAGGAGGAAATCATGCGATTTGTGATACTATTGTGCAAATTCCTGATAGTGCCATGAAATTAGATGCGAATATATTTCGATCGGAATTTAATCGAGGTGGAGAACTTCAGCGTATTTTATTACTATATACTCAAGCCCGAATTTCTCAAATATCTCAAAATGCTGTGTGTAAATGTCATCACCCCATTAGCAATCAATTTGCCTGTTGGTTACTTTTTGCCTATGATGGAGTTCAACAACAAGAATTACCTTTAACACAACAATTTATTTCCGAAATGTTAGGCGTAAGACGATCGAGCGTCACAGAAGTAGCTCAAAAATTTCAGAAAGAAGGTATCATCCGTTATACAAGAGGAAATATAACTATTTTAAATCGAGATATTCTGAAATCAAAAGCCTGTGAATGTTATGACAAAGTTAAAACAGAATTTGCCCAATTACTAAATTTTACTTAG
- a CDS encoding mannose-1-phosphate guanyltransferase, translated as MRAVLMAGGSGTRLRPLTCDLPKPMVPVLNRPIAEHIVNLLKRHGINEIITTLHYLPDVLRDYFQDGSDFGVTMKYSVEEDQPLGTAGCVKNIEQMLDDTFIVISGDSITDFDLQDAIRFHREKGSKATLILKRVPNPIEFGVVITDANEKIQRFLEKPSTSEIFSDTVNTGTYILEPEVLEYLPLQEESDFSQDLFPLLLEMDEPMYGYIADGYWCDVGHLEAYREAHYSALDRDVLLDFPYHESQPSVWIGENTYIDPTALVESPCFIGSNCRIGARAKIRSGAVIGDNVTVGEDAELDRPIIWNGVVVGDEVHLSGCVIARGTRVDRRSQILEGAVIGQLCNIGEEAQINTEVRVWPSKRIESGAILNINLIWGNMAHRNLFGQRGVTGLANIDITPEFAVKLGAAYGSTLKPKSCVVVSRDQRSVSRMVSRSLMAGLMSVGIDIQNLESTAIPISRTMTPRLGVAGGVHVRLHPDRHDYILIEFFDTNGINLSKAKEKKIEGAYFKEDLRRVQAMDIGDMSYPSQVLETYRDTFEIQLNLEAIRNSNTKIVIDYVYSVSGAILPQLLAKFGCDAVVLNASLRQRAISTAERENLLYQLGHVVEALKANFGVQVSANGELLILVDESGIQIRGEELTALMVNTILTAHPRGTIVVPVNTSSAVEQIARRHDGKVIRTKANPTAIMEATQHNPNVVLGGSGDMGFIFPNLHPGFDAMFTIAKLIEMLTVQERSLTQVRTDLPLVCHKYHSLRCPWKVKGALMRHLVETESQENLELIDGVKIIQRHTDNWILILPDAGEPLIHIYANSDSREWAEEHLQTYRTKVQEFIMTQQSM; from the coding sequence ATGCGCGCTGTTTTAATGGCTGGTGGTTCGGGGACTCGATTACGCCCTTTAACTTGTGATTTGCCTAAACCAATGGTACCAGTCTTAAACAGACCCATTGCTGAACATATCGTTAATTTATTAAAACGTCATGGTATTAATGAAATAATTACCACTCTCCACTATTTACCTGATGTTTTACGAGATTATTTTCAAGATGGTAGTGATTTTGGCGTGACGATGAAATACTCTGTAGAGGAAGATCAACCCCTCGGTACGGCAGGTTGTGTGAAAAATATCGAGCAAATGTTAGATGATACTTTTATTGTAATCAGTGGTGATAGTATCACGGATTTTGATCTACAGGATGCTATTCGTTTTCATCGGGAAAAAGGTTCAAAGGCGACTTTGATTTTAAAACGAGTGCCTAATCCCATCGAGTTTGGGGTAGTCATTACGGATGCTAATGAAAAAATACAAAGATTTTTAGAAAAGCCTTCCACTAGCGAAATTTTCTCGGATACTGTCAACACGGGTACTTATATTCTCGAACCAGAGGTTTTAGAGTATTTGCCACTTCAAGAGGAATCGGATTTTTCTCAAGATTTGTTTCCTTTGTTGTTAGAGATGGATGAACCTATGTACGGTTATATTGCCGATGGTTATTGGTGTGATGTGGGACATCTGGAAGCCTATCGGGAAGCTCATTATAGTGCGCTCGATCGAGATGTTCTTTTAGATTTTCCTTACCATGAAAGTCAGCCTAGTGTTTGGATTGGGGAGAATACTTATATTGATCCTACTGCCCTAGTGGAAAGTCCTTGTTTTATTGGTAGTAATTGTCGCATCGGCGCACGGGCTAAAATTCGTAGTGGTGCGGTGATCGGGGATAATGTCACCGTAGGGGAAGATGCAGAACTCGATCGACCCATTATTTGGAATGGAGTTGTAGTTGGCGATGAAGTCCATCTTTCGGGTTGTGTGATCGCAAGGGGAACTAGGGTCGATCGTCGATCGCAAATTTTGGAAGGTGCAGTAATTGGTCAACTGTGTAACATCGGCGAAGAAGCGCAAATCAATACAGAAGTACGAGTGTGGCCTAGTAAAAGAATTGAATCTGGAGCTATCCTCAATATCAATCTGATTTGGGGAAATATGGCTCATCGCAATCTTTTTGGACAACGGGGAGTAACGGGGTTAGCTAATATTGATATTACCCCAGAATTTGCCGTAAAATTAGGGGCGGCTTATGGTTCAACTTTAAAACCTAAAAGTTGTGTAGTAGTATCCAGAGATCAACGCAGTGTATCTCGCATGGTGAGTCGTTCCTTGATGGCAGGTTTAATGTCTGTGGGGATTGATATTCAAAACCTCGAATCAACGGCAATTCCTATTTCTCGTACCATGACTCCCCGTTTAGGAGTGGCAGGAGGGGTTCATGTAAGGCTACACCCCGATCGACATGACTATATATTAATTGAATTTTTCGATACTAACGGCATTAATCTCTCCAAGGCAAAAGAGAAAAAAATTGAGGGCGCTTACTTTAAAGAAGATTTAAGACGAGTTCAAGCTATGGATATTGGCGATATGTCTTATCCTTCCCAAGTACTAGAAACCTACAGAGATACTTTTGAAATACAACTAAACCTTGAGGCGATTCGCAATAGTAATACTAAAATCGTCATCGACTATGTTTATTCGGTTTCTGGGGCAATTCTACCGCAATTATTAGCAAAATTTGGCTGTGATGCGGTGGTTTTAAATGCTAGTTTGCGACAACGGGCAATTTCTACCGCCGAAAGGGAAAATCTCTTGTATCAACTTGGTCATGTGGTGGAAGCCTTAAAAGCTAATTTTGGGGTACAAGTATCAGCTAATGGGGAGTTATTAATTTTGGTGGATGAATCGGGTATTCAAATTCGAGGAGAAGAATTAACTGCTCTAATGGTAAACACCATCTTAACTGCCCACCCTAGAGGTACGATCGTTGTTCCCGTCAACACTTCCTCCGCCGTAGAGCAAATAGCGCGCCGTCATGATGGTAAAGTGATTCGTACTAAAGCTAATCCCACAGCTATTATGGAAGCAACTCAACATAATCCTAATGTGGTATTGGGCGGTAGTGGTGATATGGGTTTTATTTTCCCGAACTTACATCCCGGTTTTGATGCTATGTTTACCATCGCTAAACTAATTGAAATGCTCACGGTGCAAGAACGATCGTTAACTCAAGTTAGAACAGATTTACCTCTTGTCTGTCATAAATACCATTCTTTAAGATGTCCTTGGAAAGTAAAAGGTGCATTAATGCGCCATTTAGTAGAAACAGAATCTCAAGAAAACCTAGAGTTAATTGACGGGGTGAAAATTATACAACGTCATACGGATAACTGGATTTTAATTTTACCCGATGCTGGAGAGCCTTTAATTCATATTTATGCTAATAGTGACAGTCGAGAATGGGCAGAAGAACATTTGCAGACTTATCGCACTAAAGTCCAAGAATTTATCATGACTCAACAATCAATGTAG